The sequence TCGCAAGCTGCTGCGCATATTTTTGCAGCAGCGCCAGCGCCGCGATATCGCCGTTTTGCTGTGCCTCGGAGATGGCGATGCCGAGCTCCCTGACCGCGGTGTCATAGCCGCTTGAATTGGCGTTCAGGGCGTTTTGGTATTCGTTTGTCAGGCCGGCCTGACCGGTCTCCTGCCAGCCGCTGCCGGCAAGGCCTGCCGAACGGATGTTCTGACTGAGTTTGCCCGTCGGGTTATACCCCCGCAGGAAGGTCAGACCGGCCTCGCGGTTTGCGTCGGTTCGGGCTTTGCCGGCTTGTTCTTTTTGCCGGTTCAGACGATCGATCGCCTGCTGTGTCTTGAGCCGCTGCGCTTCGGCCGCGGTGCCGTATTTTTCATAAAGCGCGGTACGGCGCCTGCTCTCTTCCGGATCTTCTGCCGTCGGATACGGATTGTTCGCCGCGCCCGGCGGCAGCAGATATTCGTTATTCAAAATTGCCATTTTCGTTCCCCTCACTTTGCTTTCGGTTTTGCCGGCAGCGCCCGGACCCCTGCCATCACATGGTCGAGGTATCCGTTGCCGCAGAGTTCGTCGTGATAGATTTTGTGCATGTCGATCAGGTCTTCGAGGTCCTCTTCGGAGACCTCCCCCGCGGCGGCGTATTTCCGGCCGAGATATTTGATCTTGTCATATAACAGCTGGCGGACGCCCGCGCGCACACCGTCTTTTTTTGCCCTTTGGTCGCGGACCAGCGCGAACACGCCGCTGATCAGAGCCGACAGCGCGCCGCTCCCGAGGATCGCCGCGAAAATCTCCATGCGAAAACCCCCTTAAAAGTTCGCCTTGTCCGTGGGATTATTCAGCAGCCCGAACACCGTGAACGCCTCGAGCGCCGCCGCAACGATGCCCGAGATCGCCGCGCTCCATTCGGGGCCGATGACGCCGGTCAGCACGAGAATC is a genomic window of Oscillospiraceae bacterium containing:
- a CDS encoding phage holin, with the translated sequence MKQNRLKSPVFWSSLAAQILSILVLTGVIGPEWSAAISGIVAAALEAFTVFGLLNNPTDKANF